A region of Chloracidobacterium sp. DNA encodes the following proteins:
- a CDS encoding FeoB-associated Cys-rich membrane protein: MYFQSILVGIIIIAAIVFAGRSLLQKRDSFSSKAGCGDNCGCNGGNK; this comes from the coding sequence ATGTACTTTCAAAGCATATTAGTCGGGATAATTATAATTGCAGCGATCGTTTTTGCAGGTCGTTCGCTGCTGCAAAAACGTGACTCCTTTTCATCGAAAGCGGGATGCGGCGACAATTGCGGTTGCAATGGTGGCAACAAATAA
- the feoB gene encoding ferrous iron transport protein B has protein sequence MNDSATNPHITIALAGNPNAGKTTLFNSLTGLKQKVANYPGVTVERKEGPWKLNGVFANLIDLPGLYSLDATSLDEHIARDIITGAQAGTPKPDAIVAVVDATNLERNLYLVMQLFEFGVPVVIALTMIDVFEKEKHEIDVEMLATLLKTPVVTVNAKSGRGKTELEAKIKEVLGTKPTVPYVLEEIEEDGSHGKIFARYNFISSVVQESVWHSDHKQHRLSEKIDRILTHKFFGLVILVAVLLLVFQTIFSWASVPMDLLGMGFGSLAELVRTEMPPGILTDLLADGIIAGVGGVVVFLPQILLLFFFFSLLEDSGYMSRAAFLLDKLMSRVGLHGKAFLPLISSFACAIPGIMATRTIESRRDRFATIMIAPFMSCSARLPVYTLMIAAFFAGQTVFGFISLGAVLMLAMYALGIIVAIAAAFVLKRTLLKAPPPPFLMELPPYRLPNLRTVVQNMLTRAWLFLKRAGTVILAISIILWALMYFPDQAVGPDTAKDCRGYPTGYTLRQCMPSEHLKQSFAGQLGHAIEPVIQPLGFDWKIGVALIASFAAREVLVSTLSIIYNVGKDENEESETLIAAVRDAKTDDGKPVWTPLTALTLMVFFVLAMQCMSTIAVVRRETNSWRWPLFMTAYMTALAYVGAFITYQGGKLLGFG, from the coding sequence ATGAACGACAGTGCAACTAATCCTCACATTACGATAGCCCTTGCCGGCAATCCAAATGCCGGCAAGACGACCCTCTTTAACTCTCTCACCGGCCTCAAACAAAAAGTAGCAAATTATCCCGGCGTTACGGTCGAACGGAAAGAAGGGCCGTGGAAATTGAATGGTGTCTTCGCCAATCTCATTGACCTGCCCGGCCTCTACAGCCTCGACGCTACCTCGCTCGACGAACACATTGCACGAGATATCATTACAGGCGCGCAAGCGGGCACTCCGAAGCCGGACGCGATCGTTGCGGTCGTCGATGCGACTAATCTCGAACGCAATCTGTATCTCGTGATGCAGTTGTTCGAGTTTGGCGTGCCGGTGGTAATCGCATTGACGATGATCGATGTTTTCGAAAAAGAGAAGCACGAGATCGATGTTGAGATGCTTGCAACGCTGCTCAAAACGCCGGTTGTTACTGTCAACGCTAAGAGCGGACGGGGAAAGACGGAACTAGAGGCAAAAATAAAAGAAGTACTCGGCACCAAACCGACAGTGCCGTATGTTCTTGAAGAAATAGAAGAAGACGGCTCGCACGGTAAGATATTTGCCAGATACAATTTTATTTCGAGCGTCGTTCAGGAATCTGTCTGGCACAGCGATCACAAGCAACATCGCCTTTCAGAAAAGATCGACAGAATACTGACGCATAAATTTTTCGGTCTCGTAATTCTTGTAGCGGTGTTGCTGCTTGTCTTTCAAACGATCTTCTCCTGGGCGAGTGTACCGATGGACTTGCTCGGAATGGGCTTTGGCTCGCTTGCCGAACTTGTTCGAACCGAAATGCCGCCGGGCATTCTCACTGATCTTCTTGCAGACGGAATAATTGCAGGAGTCGGCGGCGTTGTTGTTTTTCTCCCGCAGATATTACTACTTTTTTTCTTTTTTTCGTTGCTCGAAGACAGCGGCTATATGTCGCGTGCCGCGTTTTTGCTCGACAAACTCATGAGCCGCGTCGGGCTGCACGGAAAGGCATTTCTGCCGCTTATCAGCAGCTTTGCGTGCGCAATTCCCGGAATAATGGCGACACGAACTATCGAAAGCCGACGCGATAGGTTTGCAACAATAATGATCGCGCCATTTATGAGCTGTTCAGCTCGTTTGCCGGTTTATACGCTGATGATAGCAGCGTTTTTTGCCGGTCAAACAGTATTCGGATTTATTTCGCTTGGTGCGGTGTTGATGCTGGCGATGTATGCGCTCGGTATCATCGTCGCTATCGCCGCCGCGTTCGTTTTAAAACGAACTCTATTAAAGGCCCCACCACCACCGTTCCTTATGGAACTGCCGCCGTATCGGTTGCCAAACCTCCGGACTGTTGTGCAAAACATGCTCACGCGCGCGTGGCTGTTTCTAAAACGTGCGGGAACTGTGATCCTGGCGATCTCAATAATTCTTTGGGCGTTGATGTACTTTCCCGATCAGGCGGTAGGTCCAGACACGGCCAAAGACTGCCGAGGATATCCTACTGGATATACGCTCCGCCAGTGCATGCCGTCTGAACATCTCAAACAATCTTTCGCCGGCCAATTAGGACATGCGATCGAGCCGGTGATTCAGCCGCTTGGTTTTGACTGGAAGATCGGTGTTGCACTGATCGCAAGCTTTGCGGCACGGGAAGTTTTGGTTTCGACGCTGAGCATTATTTACAACGTTGGCAAGGACGAGAACGAAGAATCAGAAACGCTTATTGCCGCAGTTCGCGATGCAAAAACTGACGACGGCAAGCCCGTTTGGACGCCATTGACGGCATTGACGCTGATGGTTTTTTTTGTTCTTGCTATGCAATGCATGTCCACCATTGCTGTCGTCCGCCGCGAGACAAATTCATGGAGATGGCCGCTGTTTATGACGGCCTATATGACGGCGCTTGCGTATGTCGGAGCTTTCATCACATATCAGGGCGGCAAATTACTCGGTTTTGGTTAA
- a CDS encoding NAD(P)/FAD-dependent oxidoreductase, translated as MSITLRSEYEVAIVGAGPAGSSCAIRLAQSGVKVLLIEQKQFPRAKLCGEFISPECFIHFAELSVLDEMSIAGGVALERTVFYARNGRSATIPSKWFDADSHALGLSRAEMDLRLLNRARAAGVEILEETSATGLLFDNGKVSGVRLKNKTRETFGANSAITIDATGRAKILARQIEKNDENFRHKRADFVAFKTHLNGATIPHGDCEIYAYRGGYGGCNCVENNRFNLCFIVSTEIAKKYNSDASEILKKVVCENQRAAFSLRNVEIIDDWLAVPIESYGRAELAPTKGLLTIGDAAAFIDPFTGSGILLALESSKIAASVINDGLVSQSSFAEIANEYKRQYSISFDRRLRISSFVRHAAFVPFLAETVIKTLAMSDRLTSRLAKATRG; from the coding sequence ATGAGCATTACGCTTAGATCTGAATATGAAGTTGCGATAGTCGGTGCCGGCCCGGCGGGTTCCAGTTGCGCGATCCGTCTTGCTCAGAGCGGCGTGAAAGTTTTGCTGATCGAACAAAAACAATTTCCACGAGCTAAGTTATGCGGCGAATTCATTTCTCCAGAATGTTTCATCCATTTTGCCGAGCTAAGTGTCCTTGACGAAATGTCGATCGCAGGCGGAGTCGCACTCGAACGGACAGTTTTTTACGCGCGAAATGGTAGATCGGCCACTATCCCAAGCAAGTGGTTTGACGCAGATTCTCACGCATTGGGGTTGAGCCGTGCTGAAATGGATCTCCGGCTTCTAAATCGAGCACGAGCAGCCGGTGTCGAAATTCTGGAGGAAACGAGTGCCACAGGTTTGTTATTCGATAACGGGAAAGTTAGCGGTGTGCGGCTAAAAAACAAAACCCGCGAAACATTTGGGGCGAATTCGGCCATTACTATAGATGCAACGGGGCGAGCGAAAATATTAGCAAGGCAAATCGAAAAAAATGATGAAAATTTTAGACATAAACGAGCTGATTTTGTCGCGTTCAAAACTCACCTAAATGGAGCGACGATTCCACACGGCGATTGCGAGATATACGCATATCGCGGCGGTTATGGCGGTTGTAACTGCGTCGAAAACAACCGTTTTAATTTGTGTTTTATCGTCTCGACAGAGATCGCAAAAAAATACAACAGCGATGCGTCAGAGATTCTGAAGAAAGTCGTTTGTGAAAATCAACGAGCTGCTTTTTCGCTTCGCAATGTAGAAATCATCGATGATTGGCTTGCGGTGCCGATAGAGAGTTATGGCCGTGCAGAACTTGCTCCTACCAAAGGCCTATTGACGATTGGCGATGCGGCAGCATTTATCGATCCATTTACCGGCAGCGGAATTTTACTCGCGCTAGAAAGCTCAAAGATCGCCGCTAGCGTCATAAATGATGGCCTTGTGTCACAATCTTCTTTTGCTGAGATCGCGAATGAATATAAAAGGCAATACTCCATCTCCTTTGACCGTCGCCTCAGAATAAGTTCATTCGTCCGTCACGCCGCTTTCGTGCCTTTCCTCGCCGAGACCGTAATAAAAACGCTCGCAATGAGTGACCGCCTCACCTCTCGTCTGGCAAAAGCAACGCGCGGCTAA
- a CDS encoding nuclear transport factor 2 family protein — protein sequence MKGNLFFGFLFLIALAISGFGQTDADREAIKRTALNYAEGWYEGNAEKMESALSPDLAKRIVRTNDKGQSSLGQMTAMALVQGTRGGFGKQTPKENQQKDVTIFDITGGAATVKCEMHDWVDYMHIGKINGKWLIINVLWEMKPKKDEKKN from the coding sequence ATGAAAGGGAATTTGTTCTTTGGTTTCTTGTTTCTGATCGCATTGGCGATCTCGGGTTTTGGTCAAACGGACGCAGATCGTGAGGCGATAAAACGAACAGCATTAAATTATGCGGAAGGTTGGTACGAAGGCAATGCAGAAAAGATGGAGAGTGCTTTGAGTCCGGACTTGGCAAAACGTATCGTTCGCACAAATGATAAGGGCCAAAGCTCTTTAGGACAAATGACGGCGATGGCGTTGGTACAGGGAACTCGCGGTGGTTTTGGCAAACAAACGCCTAAAGAGAATCAGCAGAAAGACGTTACGATCTTTGATATTACAGGTGGGGCAGCGACGGTCAAATGTGAAATGCATGATTGGGTCGATTATATGCATATCGGCAAAATTAATGGAAAGTGGTTGATCATCAACGTTTTATGGGAGATGAAACCCAAGAAAGATGAAAAGAAAAACTGA
- a CDS encoding DUF3108 domain-containing protein: MRTRNSRVSISSRHVFIAILVAVCSCSYFSNSAAAQGTADSVVSSRSRFRVGERLTYNVSVGKFTSGAYVEMAVVSHGNLSGTQVVELRSTLKTLGVVSAAFYQFDEKRTVYAAVDTGLPVYISKTTNFGVEPKETVDNFLKAPTTSFDMLSMIYKIRESRGVGSFPLLENGQRYTVTFRSTISEKVKAEAGEFVTLVSEVQSDYLAAIGIKDLKINFTADQDSIPVLIRFKTAKGIVNASIAAIQIPKPTAAPTPETPKTPSPAVTPPPKPTPPPYIENQPILPELGFALGETLNYDVSESGKKIAVITLSAKERKLFNNEDSLLLTATVTGTEQGNTMFGLGDSIQVQVDPDTLAPRWVEARFSRDLKWLNKIAVFDPRTGNISVGKEISVDAPVGTHSLLSLIYAMRSFNLKPSKDPKNPVNDTRVAVFWETEPNVFILVPSNPEEITLGGEKILAQMISITTGNETFDKRSPKIWLDSNERIPLRFVFGNFQADLVLPPKNLSK, from the coding sequence ATGAGAACAAGAAATAGTCGAGTGTCTATCAGCAGCCGTCACGTGTTCATCGCGATATTGGTCGCGGTTTGCTCCTGCTCTTATTTTTCGAATTCCGCAGCAGCACAGGGCACGGCTGATTCGGTTGTCAGCTCGCGTTCTCGCTTTCGTGTGGGCGAACGACTTACTTACAACGTCTCGGTCGGTAAGTTCACAAGTGGGGCTTACGTAGAGATGGCGGTAGTTTCGCACGGCAACCTTAGCGGTACTCAAGTTGTAGAACTTAGATCGACTTTGAAAACGCTTGGTGTTGTAAGCGCGGCTTTTTATCAATTCGACGAAAAGCGTACAGTATATGCCGCAGTTGATACCGGGCTGCCTGTTTATATTAGCAAAACGACAAATTTCGGGGTCGAGCCAAAAGAGACGGTCGATAATTTTCTAAAAGCGCCGACCACCAGTTTTGACATGCTTTCCATGATCTATAAAATTCGCGAGAGCCGAGGCGTGGGCTCGTTTCCGTTGTTGGAAAACGGACAGCGGTACACCGTGACATTTAGGTCCACGATCAGCGAAAAAGTTAAGGCCGAAGCGGGTGAGTTTGTTACATTAGTGAGCGAGGTTCAGAGTGATTATCTTGCGGCGATCGGAATCAAGGATTTGAAGATCAACTTTACGGCTGATCAGGATAGCATTCCGGTCCTTATTCGATTTAAGACGGCGAAAGGCATCGTTAATGCGTCAATAGCGGCCATTCAGATACCAAAGCCAACAGCCGCACCGACACCCGAAACGCCCAAGACACCATCGCCTGCGGTTACTCCACCGCCAAAACCAACGCCGCCGCCTTACATCGAAAACCAGCCGATTTTACCCGAATTGGGTTTTGCTCTCGGTGAAACGCTCAACTATGATGTGTCTGAGAGCGGAAAGAAGATAGCGGTGATTACTCTCTCTGCGAAAGAGAGAAAATTATTTAACAATGAGGACAGCTTGCTGTTGACTGCAACGGTTACGGGCACCGAACAGGGAAATACCATGTTCGGACTTGGCGATTCGATCCAGGTTCAGGTCGATCCTGATACGCTTGCTCCTCGATGGGTTGAAGCACGGTTTAGCAGGGATCTAAAGTGGCTCAATAAGATTGCAGTATTTGACCCCCGAACGGGAAACATTTCTGTTGGTAAGGAAATTTCGGTCGATGCGCCTGTAGGAACTCATTCGCTGCTTTCATTGATCTATGCGATGCGTTCATTCAACCTGAAGCCGAGCAAGGACCCGAAAAATCCGGTTAATGACACTCGCGTCGCAGTATTTTGGGAAACGGAGCCAAATGTCTTCATTCTCGTGCCTTCAAATCCTGAGGAGATAACCTTAGGCGGGGAAAAGATCTTGGCGCAGATGATCTCGATCACCACGGGCAATGAGACCTTTGACAAACGGTCACCAAAAATCTGGCTAGACTCGAACGAGCGTATTCCTCTACGGTTCGTATTCGGCAACTTCCAGGCCGATCTGGTCTTACCCCCAAAAAACCTTTCTAAATAA
- a CDS encoding DMT family transporter: MSEKPTFFTKGVRAMFLSTLAFFLANVFVKQVAHIPAMEIVFFRCIVSSALCVYGLQRAKASVIGSNHSMLLLRGIFGTTALFCFFLTLQQMPLASAQTIQYLSPIFTATIAIFVLRESVMPAQWLFYAIAFSGVLLIERFDNRISPLYLAVGILSAACSGMAYNLVRSLRGKEHPLTVVLHFQLVGLAVGFFSLFFQWETPYGWDWLYLLLVGIFSQLGQVFLTRALQSERIAGVAIINYTGLIYALTFGWFIFGEPQSILSLAGMLLVVLGVLMSVFYSHKKARRIEEIEATAG; the protein is encoded by the coding sequence TTGAGCGAGAAACCTACATTTTTTACAAAAGGCGTGCGTGCGATGTTTTTATCGACGCTCGCATTTTTTTTGGCAAACGTTTTTGTCAAACAAGTCGCGCACATTCCGGCGATGGAGATCGTGTTTTTTCGCTGCATTGTTTCTAGTGCACTCTGTGTTTATGGACTGCAGCGTGCAAAAGCGAGCGTGATCGGTTCGAATCATTCGATGTTGTTGCTTCGCGGAATATTTGGCACGACGGCTCTTTTTTGTTTTTTCCTAACTCTTCAACAAATGCCGTTGGCGTCGGCACAGACGATACAATATCTTTCGCCGATATTTACAGCCACTATCGCGATCTTTGTTTTAAGGGAAAGCGTAATGCCGGCACAGTGGCTGTTTTATGCTATTGCATTTAGCGGGGTGCTACTGATCGAGCGTTTTGACAACAGGATCTCGCCTCTTTATCTCGCTGTGGGCATTTTATCGGCGGCTTGTTCGGGCATGGCATATAATCTGGTCCGCAGCCTTCGCGGAAAAGAGCACCCGTTGACCGTCGTGCTGCATTTTCAGCTCGTAGGATTGGCAGTCGGATTTTTCAGCCTGTTTTTTCAATGGGAAACGCCGTATGGTTGGGATTGGCTTTATCTTTTGCTTGTCGGGATTTTCTCGCAGCTCGGCCAGGTATTTCTGACGAGGGCACTACAAAGCGAACGCATTGCTGGTGTCGCTATCATCAACTATACGGGCCTCATTTATGCTTTGACTTTTGGCTGGTTTATATTTGGCGAGCCACAATCCATACTATCGTTGGCGGGAATGTTGCTTGTTGTATTGGGTGTTTTGATGAGCGTTTTTTACAGTCACAAAAAGGCGAGGCGTATCGAAGAGATCGAAGCGACCGCGGGATGA
- a CDS encoding beta-ketoacyl-[acyl-carrier-protein] synthase family protein, translated as MHSQTPPQRVVITGIGCVTPIGIGREAFWRSLENGVSGVRQIVDFDVTNSPVKIAAYVPDFDWQSQLNPKDRKHVARTVPLALAAAREALADANIEPEHLSLEEKQAFGVELGTGGGGLAFTEKQYSYWYIGPETQASVYVIPSSTHGGLSSELSMAFGLRGLSHVVSTGCTSSTDAIFYAAQHIATGRQDRMIAGGVDAPLAPGILAGFNVMTVLTNQWNKEPQRASRPFSKNRSGMVLGEGSWMYILESLESAQARDAKIYAEITGYASTCDAYHRVRLEDSGTEPARAMSLALKDAGRHPADVDYVNLHGTSTVLNDKIETNAVKIALGDHAYQIPMSATKSQIGHPQGASGSAGIGAALFALQTQTVAPTINLDEPDPECDLDYVPNQSKPATVNVVLCNCIGFGSKNSALVLEKINA; from the coding sequence ATGCATTCTCAAACACCGCCGCAACGTGTCGTGATAACCGGAATAGGATGCGTCACACCTATCGGCATCGGGCGAGAAGCATTTTGGCGGTCACTCGAAAACGGGGTTAGCGGAGTAAGGCAAATAGTGGATTTTGATGTCACTAATTCGCCTGTGAAAATAGCTGCCTATGTTCCTGACTTTGACTGGCAATCTCAATTAAATCCAAAAGATCGTAAACACGTTGCCCGCACCGTACCGCTTGCTTTGGCGGCTGCCCGCGAAGCTCTCGCGGACGCAAACATAGAGCCTGAGCATCTTTCGCTTGAAGAAAAACAGGCCTTCGGTGTCGAACTCGGAACCGGCGGTGGCGGCCTTGCTTTTACCGAAAAGCAGTATTCATATTGGTACATCGGCCCTGAAACGCAGGCGAGCGTCTATGTTATCCCTTCTTCAACACACGGCGGCCTTTCAAGCGAGCTTTCAATGGCTTTCGGACTTCGCGGGTTGTCGCATGTAGTGTCAACTGGCTGCACGAGTTCGACGGATGCCATATTTTACGCAGCCCAGCATATCGCTACCGGCAGACAGGACAGGATGATCGCTGGCGGTGTCGATGCTCCACTCGCTCCGGGAATTCTCGCTGGATTTAATGTAATGACGGTGCTGACCAATCAATGGAATAAAGAACCACAAAGAGCGTCTAGACCATTTTCAAAAAACCGTTCCGGCATGGTGCTTGGCGAAGGCTCGTGGATGTACATTCTCGAAAGCCTCGAATCCGCCCAGGCTCGCGATGCAAAAATTTACGCCGAGATCACTGGCTATGCTTCCACGTGCGATGCTTATCACCGCGTGCGGTTGGAAGATTCCGGCACCGAACCAGCCCGAGCAATGTCCCTCGCTCTCAAAGACGCCGGCAGACATCCAGCCGACGTCGACTACGTAAATCTCCACGGCACATCGACTGTCCTGAATGACAAGATCGAAACCAACGCGGTCAAGATCGCACTTGGCGATCATGCCTATCAAATACCGATGTCGGCAACGAAATCACAAATTGGTCATCCGCAAGGAGCAAGCGGGTCAGCTGGTATTGGAGCTGCTCTTTTCGCGCTCCAAACTCAAACTGTTGCCCCGACAATTAATCTCGACGAACCTGACCCTGAATGCGACCTTGATTATGTCCCTAACCAATCAAAACCTGCCACTGTAAATGTAGTATTGTGCAACTGCATTGGATTTGGTTCAAAAAACAGTGCTCTGGTGCTGGAAAAAATAAACGCCTAA
- a CDS encoding MogA/MoaB family molybdenum cofactor biosynthesis protein, which yields MKPKAAIITVSDTRSTDNDLSGKRLAGLLSSIDAEIVEKIIVSDDLEHLRNTLHTLTEREDIDLILTTGGTGFGPRDNTPEATRAVIEREAPGLAEAMRRETAAKTPMAMLSRGICGIRGTTLIVNLPGSPKGVEECFEVIRPVLKHAIDQILGNTKH from the coding sequence ATGAAACCTAAAGCCGCGATAATAACCGTAAGTGACACCCGTAGCACTGACAACGATCTGTCGGGCAAGCGGCTGGCTGGACTTTTATCTTCTATTGATGCCGAGATAGTCGAGAAGATTATAGTCAGCGATGATCTGGAACATCTTCGTAACACGCTGCATACCCTGACTGAAAGGGAAGACATCGACCTGATCCTTACAACCGGTGGAACAGGTTTTGGCCCGCGAGACAACACGCCTGAAGCAACGCGGGCTGTGATCGAACGCGAAGCTCCCGGTCTCGCGGAAGCGATGCGCCGTGAAACGGCCGCCAAGACACCAATGGCAATGCTCTCACGCGGCATCTGCGGCATTCGAGGAACTACACTTATTGTTAATTTGCCCGGCTCGCCGAAAGGTGTCGAGGAATGTTTTGAAGTGATCCGGCCTGTGCTTAAACATGCGATCGATCAAATCTTGGGAAATACAAAACACTAA
- a CDS encoding ferrous iron transport protein A, with protein MKRKTEGAKKLTLTELPVGCDARVTNVSGTSRVSRRLMEMGVIPGVDVRVIKMAPFGDPIEVRVRGYSLAMRRSEADGVEVSL; from the coding sequence ATGAAAAGAAAAACTGAGGGAGCTAAGAAATTGACACTGACAGAACTGCCGGTGGGATGCGATGCTCGCGTTACCAATGTAAGTGGTACGAGTCGTGTTTCGCGGCGTTTAATGGAAATGGGTGTAATTCCCGGCGTGGACGTACGAGTGATAAAGATGGCTCCGTTTGGTGATCCCATTGAAGTGCGAGTGCGCGGCTACAGTCTTGCCATGCGAAGAAGCGAAGCTGACGGTGTAGAGGTCAGCCTTTAG
- a CDS encoding methyltransferase domain-containing protein, producing MSRDFSKRSHQLERLDVGDYTPAEYRRWQKEMRFIHRIFGEMRALRRTLCRDLKRTEGPVSVLDVGAGSGELLRALNTWTYARKTFFVGVEINREATLSIQSETISAVQSDALNLPFADKSFDFVFCSLFLHHLGDEAAVSLLKEMSRVARKRIYAIDLNRHPTAYYLYKALGRVLLQRFTLEDGALSILRSFNPEELLGLARSAGLHNIKIEHSRVNRLILSGR from the coding sequence ATGTCTCGTGATTTTTCCAAACGCAGCCATCAACTTGAACGCCTCGACGTCGGCGACTACACGCCAGCCGAATATCGCCGCTGGCAGAAGGAAATGCGTTTTATTCACCGGATCTTTGGTGAAATGCGTGCCCTTAGGCGGACACTTTGCCGAGACCTCAAACGGACGGAGGGCCCAGTTTCCGTGCTTGATGTCGGTGCCGGTTCGGGCGAATTGCTGCGTGCATTGAATACTTGGACATACGCCCGCAAAACCTTTTTTGTAGGTGTTGAGATAAACCGTGAGGCCACGCTTTCTATCCAAAGCGAGACGATCTCGGCCGTTCAAAGCGACGCATTGAATCTTCCGTTTGCGGACAAGAGTTTTGATTTTGTTTTTTGCTCCCTTTTTCTACACCATCTTGGCGACGAAGCCGCTGTCAGCCTTCTCAAAGAAATGAGCAGGGTCGCCAGGAAGCGTATTTATGCCATCGACCTTAATCGCCATCCGACCGCATATTATTTGTATAAGGCTCTGGGCAGGGTTCTGCTGCAGCGCTTTACGCTTGAGGATGGTGCTCTGTCGATACTCCGAAGTTTCAACCCGGAAGAACTGCTGGGCCTTGCGAGATCGGCAGGCCTGCACAATATAAAGATCGAACATTCCCGTGTAAACCGTTTGATATTGTCCGGCCGTTAA
- the pyrF gene encoding orotidine-5'-phosphate decarboxylase yields MTKPFASEYPSLSPKERIIVALDVPTAEEAREIVRELRGEVGAFKIGSQVFTAAGSSFVKELTDSGLKIFLDLKFHDIPNTVANAAIEAARLGVWMLNVHTLGGSEMMKRTVDEVRLVCEKEGLVRPLIIGVTILTSSTQSVLDEIGITCGVQEQVVKLAKLAADCGLDGVVASPQEIAAVREAMTKPDFLIVTPGIRQFATKDDQKRVKTFTEAIKDGADFAVIGRPIIQANDRLEAVRRIIGETITTH; encoded by the coding sequence ATGACGAAGCCCTTCGCCTCAGAATATCCATCATTAAGCCCAAAAGAGCGGATCATCGTGGCTCTTGATGTGCCGACGGCTGAGGAGGCACGAGAGATCGTGAGGGAATTGCGTGGCGAGGTTGGAGCATTTAAGATCGGTTCGCAGGTATTTACCGCCGCAGGATCTTCATTTGTGAAGGAGCTTACTGATTCGGGACTCAAGATATTTCTCGATCTGAAGTTTCACGATATTCCGAATACGGTTGCAAATGCCGCCATCGAAGCTGCGAGGCTCGGCGTCTGGATGTTGAATGTTCACACGCTCGGCGGTTCGGAAATGATGAAAAGAACTGTCGATGAAGTTCGGCTGGTTTGTGAAAAGGAAGGACTGGTTCGTCCGCTTATTATAGGCGTGACTATCCTAACGAGTTCGACACAGTCAGTTCTTGATGAGATCGGGATAACTTGCGGCGTACAAGAGCAAGTTGTAAAACTGGCAAAACTGGCTGCCGATTGCGGACTTGACGGTGTCGTAGCTTCGCCCCAGGAGATCGCGGCAGTCAGAGAAGCAATGACGAAACCTGATTTTCTGATCGTCACACCGGGAATCAGACAGTTTGCAACTAAAGACGATCAAAAGCGTGTTAAAACATTTACCGAAGCGATAAAGGACGGGGCCGATTTTGCAGTTATCGGCCGGCCGATCATTCAAGCAAACGACCGATTAGAAGCCGTAAGACGGATCATCGGTGAAACTATAACGACCCATTAA